From Sphingomonas bisphenolicum, one genomic window encodes:
- a CDS encoding AmpG family muropeptide MFS transporter: MTDAIEGRSSWLDAVKPYVEKAPLAALCLGISSGFPFAMIGANLASRLAQDGIDKKSVTAFSLVLLAYNLKWLWAWMVEGVHIPVIGRLGQRVSWMLLAGVLVMAAVANLAFVDPSADIGGTVLAAVLLGIAGATFDIVIDGYRIEILKPEQLGIGAGMSQYGWRIGAAAAGALGLVVASHWNWTIAYLVCALFALPAMLAALIVGEPERHREISARKKNGGELVQAVIGPFVDFFQRKGALLVLLFIVVHKIGDTLANLTFRLLFNDLGYTNDEIALYDVGVGFWALLGGIFVGGILYARLGLKRSVLISLILMAVSNVSFAALAAAGKSNWGMAGAIGFENFASGIGGVAVVAYFSALCDLRFTAAQYALISAAASIVGRFLTGTTAGGLIERFGYVDFYLLTTALAVPGILLFWLMMRAGLIDASVGTAATADPGDQPAA, from the coding sequence ATGACCGACGCCATAGAGGGCCGCAGCAGCTGGCTCGACGCCGTGAAACCCTATGTCGAAAAGGCGCCGCTGGCGGCACTGTGCCTGGGCATTTCGTCGGGTTTCCCGTTCGCGATGATCGGAGCCAATCTGGCTTCGCGTCTTGCGCAGGATGGCATCGATAAGAAAAGTGTTACGGCTTTCAGCCTTGTCCTCTTGGCTTATAATCTCAAATGGCTTTGGGCCTGGATGGTGGAGGGCGTCCATATTCCCGTCATCGGCAGGCTGGGCCAGCGCGTATCGTGGATGCTATTGGCTGGCGTACTGGTGATGGCGGCAGTGGCCAACCTCGCCTTCGTCGATCCCTCCGCGGATATCGGCGGAACGGTGCTAGCCGCTGTTCTGCTAGGGATCGCAGGCGCGACATTCGACATCGTCATCGACGGTTATCGCATAGAGATATTGAAGCCCGAGCAATTGGGCATCGGCGCCGGTATGTCGCAATATGGTTGGCGGATCGGCGCAGCGGCGGCAGGGGCGCTGGGTTTGGTAGTCGCTTCGCATTGGAACTGGACGATCGCTTATCTCGTCTGCGCGCTGTTCGCTTTGCCTGCGATGCTGGCTGCGCTGATCGTCGGTGAACCGGAACGGCATCGTGAAATCTCCGCCCGCAAAAAAAATGGTGGCGAATTGGTGCAGGCGGTGATCGGGCCGTTTGTTGATTTCTTCCAGCGCAAAGGCGCGCTACTGGTTCTTCTGTTCATCGTCGTGCACAAGATTGGCGATACGCTAGCGAACCTCACCTTTCGGCTTTTGTTCAACGATCTCGGCTACACCAATGACGAAATCGCTCTCTATGACGTGGGCGTCGGTTTCTGGGCCTTGCTCGGCGGCATCTTCGTTGGCGGCATCCTTTATGCGCGGCTTGGTCTGAAGCGGTCGGTGCTGATCAGCTTGATCCTCATGGCCGTATCCAATGTCAGTTTTGCGGCGCTCGCTGCCGCAGGAAAGAGCAATTGGGGCATGGCCGGGGCGATCGGATTCGAGAATTTCGCCAGTGGGATCGGTGGCGTGGCGGTCGTCGCCTATTTCTCGGCCCTGTGCGACCTGCGTTTCACCGCCGCCCAATATGCGCTGATCTCGGCGGCGGCGAGCATCGTCGGGCGCTTCCTGACCGGCACGACTGCGGGCGGCCTGATCGAGCGCTTCGGCTATGTCGATTTCTATCTGCTCACGACCGCGCTCGCGGTGCCGGGCATCCTGCTCTTCTGGCTGATGATGCGCGCCGGCCTGATCGACGCCAGCGTGGGCACCGCCGCGACGGCCGACCCCGGCGATCAGCCCGCCGCGTAG
- a CDS encoding response regulator: protein MFFGLVKEGGAHLSRRKAIRTVLVVEDEALVAFDNEHALEQAGYRIAATVDDHDHAVRVMDGGGVDLVIADVALHGEKTGIDVARHAGALGLPVLFVTARCPMEARALAVGCLAKPYAPRDLVAAIGVVDAQLRGARRPKLPPGLSLFAPAG from the coding sequence ATGTTTTTCGGGCTGGTGAAAGAGGGAGGCGCGCACCTGTCGCGCCGTAAGGCGATCCGCACCGTGCTGGTGGTGGAGGATGAGGCGCTGGTCGCCTTCGATAACGAACATGCGCTGGAGCAGGCGGGCTACCGGATAGCGGCGACGGTGGACGATCATGACCATGCGGTGCGGGTTATGGACGGCGGCGGCGTGGACTTGGTGATCGCAGACGTCGCCCTGCATGGCGAGAAGACCGGCATCGACGTCGCCCGTCACGCTGGAGCGCTGGGCCTGCCGGTCCTGTTCGTCACCGCCCGCTGCCCGATGGAGGCGCGCGCTCTGGCGGTGGGCTGCCTAGCCAAGCCCTATGCGCCGCGCGATCTGGTCGCGGCGATCGGCGTCGTCGATGCGCAGTTGCGCGGCGCAAGGCGGCCCAAGCTGCCGCCGGGGCTCAGCCTGTTCGCGCCCGCGGGCTGA
- a CDS encoding pseudouridine synthase has protein sequence MEPPKKSGPPRRAGPGGPKRPAGPGRSGSGGRPGAPTGRGAAPRQGDGRQGDGRQDDGRRSEGRRGDAKPRFEKKDDSRTDRPSGGRTRPDRAKADGAPSRPARSAGPRDTIDKPRSPRNEGERTDRPRTDRGRPDRARPDRAGGDAPRFGAAKSYPPRKPRAKGAAPVHAANPHPARAAAASDGKGEPQRIAKLLARAGVASRREIERMIEEGRVSKDGVVIDTPATLLTSLHGVTVDEVAIAAPAPMRLFLFHKPTGFLTTERDPAGRPTIYDRLPPDLPRLMPIGRLDMNTEGLLLMTTDGGFKREMELPATGVPRTYRARAFGEVSQQQLEDLFDGLEIDGIRYGAIEANLERRTGRNQWIEMTLTEGKNREVRRVLEHLDLKVNRLIRTSYGPFHLGELPVGAVEEVRQHDLVLFRKSLKAMV, from the coding sequence TTGGAACCGCCGAAAAAATCAGGACCGCCCCGCAGGGCAGGACCAGGCGGCCCGAAACGTCCCGCCGGCCCCGGCCGGAGCGGGTCTGGCGGGCGTCCCGGCGCGCCCACTGGACGCGGCGCGGCACCGCGACAGGGGGATGGGCGACAGGGGGATGGGCGACAGGATGACGGGCGGCGGAGCGAGGGCCGCCGGGGCGACGCCAAGCCGCGTTTCGAGAAGAAGGACGATAGCCGGACGGATCGGCCGAGCGGCGGCAGGACTCGCCCCGATCGGGCCAAGGCCGACGGCGCACCATCGCGACCTGCACGCAGCGCGGGGCCACGCGACACCATCGACAAGCCGCGCTCCCCCCGCAACGAAGGCGAACGGACTGATCGTCCCCGGACGGATCGGGGCCGGCCTGATCGCGCCCGACCCGATCGTGCAGGGGGCGATGCGCCCCGTTTCGGCGCGGCCAAATCCTATCCGCCGCGCAAGCCGCGGGCCAAGGGCGCTGCGCCGGTCCATGCCGCCAATCCGCACCCGGCCCGCGCCGCGGCGGCGAGCGACGGCAAGGGCGAGCCGCAGCGCATCGCCAAGCTGCTGGCCCGCGCCGGGGTCGCTTCCCGCCGCGAAATCGAGCGGATGATCGAGGAAGGGCGCGTTTCCAAGGACGGCGTGGTGATCGATACGCCCGCGACGCTGCTGACATCGCTGCATGGCGTGACCGTCGATGAGGTGGCGATCGCGGCGCCCGCGCCGATGCGCCTGTTCCTGTTCCACAAGCCCACCGGCTTCCTGACCACCGAGCGCGATCCGGCGGGGCGGCCGACCATCTATGACCGGCTGCCGCCGGACCTGCCGCGGCTGATGCCGATCGGCCGGCTGGACATGAACACCGAAGGCCTGCTGCTGATGACCACCGATGGTGGTTTCAAGCGCGAGATGGAACTGCCCGCGACCGGCGTGCCGCGCACCTATCGCGCCCGCGCCTTTGGCGAGGTGAGCCAGCAGCAGTTGGAGGATCTGTTCGACGGGCTGGAGATCGATGGCATCCGCTATGGCGCGATCGAGGCCAATCTGGAGCGGCGCACCGGGCGCAACCAGTGGATCGAGATGACCCTGACCGAAGGCAAAAACCGCGAAGTCCGCCGCGTGCTTGAACATCTGGACCTGAAGGTCAACCGGCTGATCCGCACCAGCTATGGCCCGTTCCATCTGGGCGAATTGCCGGTCGGCGCGGTCGAGGAGGTGCGGCAGCATGATCTGGTGCTGTTCCGCAAGAGCCTGAAGGCCATGGTATAA
- the rsmD gene encoding 16S rRNA (guanine(966)-N(2))-methyltransferase RsmD gives MRIISGQWRGRPLTAPKGDATRPTADRTREALFSMLTSRLGSFEGLAVGDFFAGSGALGFEALSRGAASCLFVEQDKPALDAIRANGDRLGIRPDIRPSSVLSLGSAARPLDLIFMDPPYGTGAGQVALDKLGRLGWTNAASWISIETDRREDVVVKGFAIDTVRDIGKARITLLRMED, from the coding sequence ATGAGGATCATTTCGGGCCAATGGCGCGGCCGGCCGCTGACCGCGCCCAAGGGCGACGCCACCCGGCCGACGGCGGACCGGACGCGCGAGGCGCTGTTTTCGATGCTCACCAGCCGGCTGGGATCGTTCGAGGGGCTGGCCGTAGGCGATTTCTTCGCCGGATCGGGCGCGCTGGGCTTTGAGGCGCTGTCGCGCGGCGCGGCGTCCTGCCTGTTCGTCGAGCAGGACAAGCCGGCGCTGGACGCCATCCGCGCCAATGGCGACCGGCTGGGCATCCGTCCCGACATCCGGCCATCCAGCGTGCTGTCGTTGGGGTCCGCGGCCAGGCCGCTCGACCTCATCTTCATGGACCCGCCCTATGGCACCGGCGCAGGCCAGGTAGCGCTCGACAAGCTGGGGCGGCTGGGATGGACCAACGCCGCAAGTTGGATCAGCATCGAAACCGACAGGCGCGAAGATGTGGTCGTCAAGGGCTTCGCCATCGACACGGTGCGCGACATCGGCAAGGCGCGGATCACGCTGTTGCGAATGGAAGACTGA
- a CDS encoding globin domain-containing protein — translation MSNSLSPRTIAIVKSTGPALRQHGVAITTAMYARLFQDAEVKAMFDQAAQDSGEQPRRLAAAILGYAENIDRLEALGGAVSRMVARHVDTGVKPEHYPKVAAALLPAIREVLGEDVATDVVLAAWGEAYQFLADILIAQEAEAYAASA, via the coding sequence ATGTCCAACTCGCTGTCTCCGCGCACCATCGCCATCGTCAAATCCACCGGCCCGGCGCTGCGCCAGCACGGCGTGGCGATCACCACCGCCATGTATGCCCGCCTGTTCCAGGATGCCGAAGTGAAGGCGATGTTCGACCAGGCGGCGCAGGATAGCGGCGAGCAGCCCAGGCGGCTGGCTGCGGCGATCCTTGGCTATGCGGAGAATATCGACCGGCTGGAGGCACTGGGCGGCGCGGTGTCGCGCATGGTGGCGCGCCATGTCGATACCGGCGTGAAGCCCGAACATTATCCCAAGGTCGCGGCTGCGCTGCTCCCCGCCATCCGCGAGGTGCTGGGCGAAGATGTCGCCACCGACGTCGTGCTGGCCGCCTGGGGCGAAGCCTATCAGTTTCTGGCCGACATATTGATCGCGCAGGAGGCTGAAGCCTACGCCGCCTCGGCTTGA
- a CDS encoding RrF2 family transcriptional regulator codes for MQLTRHTDYALRVLIHLAVAPTGWATIPEIADAYGLSRNHLMKVVHHLAQGGFITTRRGRGGGFALAEAPGETRIGAVVRYSEPDMKMADCANCAIRRACGLTAILAEATVAFMAVLDAYSLADAARDRAGLAALIAALPVPASAVSDACASSRPRPD; via the coding sequence ATGCAATTGACCCGTCACACCGACTATGCGTTGCGCGTGCTGATCCACCTCGCCGTCGCGCCGACCGGATGGGCAACCATTCCAGAGATTGCCGACGCCTATGGGCTGTCGCGCAACCATCTGATGAAGGTGGTGCACCATCTCGCGCAGGGCGGCTTCATTACCACCCGGCGCGGGCGCGGCGGAGGCTTCGCGCTGGCGGAGGCCCCCGGAGAGACGCGCATCGGCGCGGTGGTCCGGTATAGCGAGCCGGACATGAAAATGGCGGACTGCGCAAACTGCGCGATCCGCCGGGCTTGTGGCCTGACCGCCATATTGGCGGAAGCCACTGTCGCCTTCATGGCCGTGCTCGACGCATACAGCCTGGCCGATGCGGCACGGGACCGAGCCGGGCTGGCGGCGTTGATCGCCGCCCTGCCCGTCCCGGCATCGGCGGTCAGCGACGCTTGCGCATCTTCCCGGCCTCGCCCGGATTGA
- a CDS encoding Fe-S oxidoreductase: MKSIMLAGVAMLSFSTLGAAAVAQDTPAPSSQPPGDAMTPPSEPAAPATPATPGDAGMATPPAPAAPATPAMPATPPQGDPNAGQPTGAVPADPGMVPAPAGVPKDPAAPVGSSANPVTVGGNMTPPPTEAKDYPRCSRTVQDSCVNPGEAGKMRKRR; the protein is encoded by the coding sequence ATGAAATCCATCATGCTGGCCGGCGTTGCGATGCTGAGCTTCTCCACTTTGGGCGCCGCGGCCGTGGCGCAGGATACGCCCGCGCCCAGCAGCCAGCCGCCCGGTGACGCCATGACGCCGCCGTCCGAACCCGCAGCCCCGGCGACGCCAGCCACGCCCGGCGATGCAGGTATGGCGACCCCGCCAGCGCCTGCCGCGCCGGCAACTCCCGCCATGCCTGCAACGCCGCCACAGGGCGATCCCAATGCCGGCCAGCCGACCGGCGCGGTGCCGGCGGACCCCGGCATGGTTCCTGCGCCTGCTGGCGTACCCAAAGACCCGGCCGCTCCGGTCGGCTCTTCCGCCAACCCGGTGACGGTCGGCGGCAACATGACCCCGCCGCCGACAGAGGCGAAGGACTATCCGCGCTGTTCCCGCACGGTGCAGGACAGTTGCGTCAATCCGGGCGAGGCCGGGAAGATGCGCAAGCGTCGCTGA
- a CDS encoding GFA family protein, producing the protein MVTGRCQCGAIRYEATGEPAYSAICHCSDCRASAGAPMVGWALFPEDAVTITGDPVRYQSSDNATRHFCGTCGTGLFYTNPVVFPGAIDIQSATLDDAAALPPEGHVQMADAVPWMATAHELPKYDRYPDGP; encoded by the coding sequence ATGGTGACGGGACGATGCCAATGTGGGGCGATACGCTATGAAGCGACCGGCGAGCCGGCTTATAGCGCCATTTGTCATTGCAGCGACTGCCGCGCCAGCGCCGGCGCGCCGATGGTGGGCTGGGCGCTGTTCCCGGAGGACGCCGTGACGATCACCGGCGATCCGGTCCGCTACCAGTCGTCCGACAATGCGACCCGGCATTTCTGCGGCACCTGCGGCACCGGCCTTTTCTACACCAATCCTGTGGTTTTTCCCGGCGCCATCGATATTCAGAGCGCCACGCTGGACGACGCCGCGGCCCTTCCGCCGGAGGGGCATGTGCAGATGGCCGACGCCGTGCCATGGATGGCGACGGCGCACGAACTGCCCAAATATGATCGCTACCCCGACGGCCCCTGA